A window from Leifsonia shinshuensis encodes these proteins:
- a CDS encoding ParA family protein, which translates to MTRNDEVETQLPGMDAASIAVKPGPTGRPQRAFPVPAPLAQHGPAKIIALCNQKGGVGKTTTSINLGASLAEYGRRVLAVDFDPQGALSAGLGARTHDATTIYDLLLNRHADVQEAIQSTSTPGLDIIPANIDLSAAEVHLVNEVAREQILAGVLRKVANDYDVILVDCQPSLGILTVNALTASHGVLIPLECEYFALRGVALLIETIDKVRERLNPAIELDGILATMYDSRTLHSREVLERVVDAFGDRVLETVISRTVKFPDASVAATPITQFAPEHQAAEAYRQLARELVFRGAVA; encoded by the coding sequence GTGACGCGCAACGACGAGGTCGAGACCCAGCTTCCGGGCATGGATGCCGCATCCATCGCCGTGAAGCCCGGCCCCACCGGTCGCCCCCAGCGCGCGTTCCCGGTGCCCGCCCCGCTGGCGCAGCACGGACCGGCGAAGATCATCGCCCTCTGCAACCAGAAGGGCGGCGTCGGCAAGACGACGACGAGCATCAACCTCGGCGCGTCGCTCGCCGAGTACGGCCGCCGCGTCCTCGCGGTCGACTTCGACCCGCAGGGCGCCCTCTCCGCCGGGCTCGGCGCGCGCACGCACGACGCCACGACGATCTACGACCTGCTGCTGAACCGCCACGCGGACGTGCAGGAGGCCATCCAGTCCACGTCGACGCCCGGCCTCGACATCATCCCGGCCAACATCGACCTCTCCGCGGCCGAGGTGCACCTTGTCAACGAGGTCGCGCGCGAGCAGATCCTCGCCGGCGTGCTGCGCAAGGTCGCGAACGACTACGACGTCATCCTGGTCGACTGCCAGCCGTCGCTGGGCATCCTGACCGTCAACGCGCTGACCGCGAGCCACGGCGTCCTCATCCCGCTGGAGTGCGAGTACTTCGCACTGCGCGGCGTCGCCCTGCTGATCGAGACCATCGACAAGGTGCGCGAGCGCCTCAACCCGGCGATCGAGCTGGATGGCATCCTGGCCACCATGTACGACTCCCGCACGCTGCACTCGCGCGAGGTGCTGGAGCGCGTCGTCGACGCCTTCGGCGACCGCGTGCTCGAGACCGTTATCTCGCGCACGGTGAAGTTCCCGGACGCGTCGGTCGCGGCCACCCCGATCACGCAGTTCGCGCCCGAGCACCAGGCGGCGGAGGCGTACCGCCAGCTGGCGCGGGAACTGGTGTTCCGTGGCGCCGTCGCCTGA
- a CDS encoding GNAT family N-acetyltransferase yields MPSALETPRLRLRPREGRDAEWNLALLAEHPLGRAPGSLEEERERLDAQRRRFDEQGFGLYTIELQETGEAVGYCGLVVGRASAAQPELAYELLRAHVGGGYATEAASAVVDAAFDAGFPILWATVATWNAPSFGVLRKLGFTATRRAGGDARSVYVWLRRRAPRRTHRALPSD; encoded by the coding sequence ATGCCGTCCGCCCTCGAGACCCCGCGCCTGCGTCTGCGCCCGCGCGAGGGGCGCGACGCCGAATGGAACCTCGCGCTGCTCGCCGAGCATCCCCTCGGCCGCGCGCCGGGATCGCTCGAGGAGGAGCGGGAGCGGCTGGATGCTCAGCGCCGCCGCTTCGACGAACAGGGCTTCGGGCTCTACACGATCGAGCTCCAGGAGACCGGCGAGGCCGTCGGCTACTGCGGGCTGGTCGTCGGCCGGGCCAGCGCCGCCCAGCCCGAGCTGGCCTACGAGCTGCTCCGCGCGCACGTCGGCGGCGGCTACGCGACCGAGGCGGCGTCGGCGGTGGTGGATGCGGCGTTCGACGCCGGCTTCCCGATCCTCTGGGCGACCGTGGCAACCTGGAACGCCCCGTCGTTCGGCGTGCTGCGGAAGCTCGGCTTCACCGCCACACGCCGCGCCGGCGGAGACGCGCGCTCGGTCTACGTCTGGCTGCGCCGCCGCGCACCGCGGCGCACCCACCGCGCGCTGCCGAGCGACTGA
- a CDS encoding NUDIX hydrolase, with protein MADAPGADLNDQPFRPEIVRSETAFEGKIWNVRRDVFRYNGEEITREYVDHTGAVGILAMGDDGQVLLIRQYRHPVRHRDWEIPAGLLDQHAEDPLTAAQRELSEEADLEADEWNVLADVFTSPGGNDEAIRIYLARGIRSTGSAFAREAEEADIEVRWVPLDEAVEAVLQRRVHNAPLIIALLAARTAREQDWSTLGAATEPWPSHPKLSR; from the coding sequence ATGGCCGACGCGCCCGGCGCCGACCTGAACGACCAGCCGTTCCGTCCCGAGATCGTGCGGTCGGAGACCGCCTTCGAGGGCAAGATCTGGAACGTGCGGCGCGACGTCTTCCGCTACAACGGCGAGGAGATCACGCGCGAGTACGTCGACCACACCGGCGCCGTCGGCATCCTCGCGATGGGCGACGACGGTCAGGTGCTGCTCATCCGGCAGTACCGGCACCCGGTGCGCCACCGCGACTGGGAGATCCCGGCCGGGCTGCTCGACCAGCACGCCGAGGACCCGCTGACGGCGGCCCAGCGCGAGCTGAGCGAGGAGGCCGACCTCGAGGCCGACGAGTGGAACGTGCTCGCCGACGTCTTCACCAGCCCGGGCGGCAACGACGAGGCCATCCGGATCTACCTCGCCCGCGGCATCCGCTCGACCGGCTCCGCGTTCGCCCGCGAGGCGGAGGAGGCCGACATCGAGGTGCGCTGGGTCCCGCTCGACGAGGCGGTCGAGGCCGTGCTGCAGCGGCGCGTGCACAACGCGCCGCTCATCATCGCGCTGCTCGCGGCGCGCACCGCGCGGGAGCAGGACTGGAGCACGCTCGGCGCCGCCACCGAGCCCTGGCCGAGCCATCCCAAGCTGAGCAGATGA
- the scpB gene encoding SMC-Scp complex subunit ScpB, with product MTVENTAEIAEGTEVTDTTEVPAPVDDAQIERALEAILMVADEPMSVVTLATAVGAPVKRVRAAIAALVADFDGEAGGVRRGFELREVGGGWRIYVREEYDAVVSGYVLQQNPTKLSQAALETLAVIAYKQPISRGAIASIRAVNVDSVVRTLLGRGLITELFTDSETGAINYGTTDLLLSQLGINSVDELPKISPLLADGADGFEGDVR from the coding sequence ATGACGGTTGAGAACACGGCCGAGATCGCGGAGGGCACGGAGGTGACGGACACCACCGAGGTGCCCGCGCCCGTCGACGACGCGCAGATCGAACGCGCGCTGGAGGCCATCCTCATGGTGGCGGACGAGCCGATGAGCGTCGTCACGCTCGCCACCGCGGTCGGAGCGCCGGTCAAGCGCGTGCGCGCCGCCATCGCGGCGCTGGTCGCCGACTTCGACGGCGAGGCGGGAGGCGTCCGGCGCGGCTTCGAGCTGCGCGAGGTGGGTGGCGGCTGGCGCATCTACGTGCGCGAGGAGTACGACGCGGTCGTCTCCGGGTACGTGCTGCAGCAGAATCCGACCAAGCTGTCCCAGGCGGCGCTCGAGACGCTGGCCGTGATCGCGTACAAGCAGCCGATCAGCCGCGGCGCGATCGCGTCCATCCGTGCCGTCAACGTGGATTCGGTGGTGCGCACGCTGCTCGGCCGTGGCCTCATCACCGAGCTCTTCACCGACAGCGAGACCGGCGCCATCAACTATGGAACGACCGACCTGCTGCTCAGCCAGCTGGGCATCAACTCGGTCGACGAGCTGCCGAAGATCTCCCCGCTCCTGGCGGACGGCGCAGACGGGTTCGAGGGCGATGTCCGCTGA
- the xerD gene encoding site-specific tyrosine recombinase XerD, protein MTVAADVDGFLRHVAIERGLSANTVAAYRRDLAVYAAWLDQEGIGDVRQVTPATLSAFAVHLGTREESPLTASSLARMLSTVRGFHRFLLDEGRVEVDASRDLRPPKLPSRLPKAISVEQVSALLAATDGDDVAALRDKALLELMYATGARVSEAVNLNVDDVIDSDIVRLTGKGSKQRIVPLGSYAQEAVSAYLVRARPVLSAKGKATPALFLGMRGARLSRQNVWLIIRAAAERAKLDVEISPHTLRHSFATHLLAGGADVRVVQELLGHSSVATTQIYTLVTADTLRDVYATSHPRAR, encoded by the coding sequence ATGACCGTCGCGGCCGATGTCGACGGGTTCCTCCGGCACGTCGCCATCGAGCGCGGGCTCTCGGCGAACACCGTCGCCGCCTACCGCCGCGACCTCGCGGTGTACGCGGCGTGGCTGGACCAGGAGGGCATCGGCGACGTGCGGCAGGTGACGCCCGCCACCCTGTCCGCTTTCGCCGTGCACCTCGGGACGCGCGAGGAGTCGCCGCTCACCGCATCCTCTCTGGCCCGGATGCTGTCGACGGTGCGGGGCTTCCACCGGTTCCTGCTCGACGAGGGCCGGGTCGAGGTGGATGCGTCCCGCGACCTCCGCCCGCCGAAGCTCCCCAGCCGGCTGCCCAAGGCGATCTCGGTGGAGCAGGTCTCGGCGCTGCTGGCGGCGACGGACGGCGACGATGTCGCCGCGCTGCGCGACAAGGCGCTGCTCGAGCTGATGTACGCCACCGGCGCTCGCGTCAGCGAGGCCGTGAACCTCAACGTGGACGACGTGATCGACTCCGACATCGTTCGCCTCACCGGCAAGGGCAGCAAGCAGCGGATCGTGCCGCTCGGCAGCTACGCGCAGGAGGCCGTGTCCGCCTACCTCGTGCGAGCACGGCCGGTGCTGTCGGCGAAGGGGAAGGCCACACCCGCCCTCTTCCTCGGGATGCGCGGGGCGCGGCTCTCGCGCCAGAACGTCTGGCTCATCATCCGCGCAGCCGCCGAGCGGGCGAAGCTCGACGTCGAGATCTCGCCGCACACGCTGCGGCACTCCTTCGCCACGCATCTGCTGGCCGGCGGGGCAGACGTGCGCGTGGTGCAGGAGCTGCTGGGCCACTCGTCGGTCGCGACGACGCAGATCTACACGCTGGTCACCGCCGACACCCTGCGCGACGTCTACGCGACCTCCCACCCCCGCGCCCGGTGA
- a CDS encoding CTP synthase — MVDYSDAGPSNGKSSTNGTTKHIFVTGGVVSSLGKGLTAASLGNLLTARGLRVVMQKLDPYLNVDPGTMNPFQHGEVFVTDDGAETDLDIGHYERFLDINLGQSANVTTGQIYSNVIAKERRGEYLGDTVQVIPHITDEIKRRMRLQAQPGPDGEPAPDVIITEIGGTVGDIESQPFIESARQVRHELGRKNCFFVHVSLVPFMNASGEQKTKPTQHSVAALRSIGIQPDALVLRSDRPVSEGNKRKIALMCDVDEQAVVNAVDVPSIYDIPTMLHEQGLDAYIIDQLGLDKANDVDWDGWARLLESVHDPKHEVTIGLVGKYIDLPDAYLSVTEALRAGGFAHRTKVKLKWIPSDECQTPEGAAAQLSDVDAICVPGGFGVRGIEGKVGALRFARENGIPALGLCLGLQCMVIEYARHEAGLAGASSSEFDPETEFPVIATMAEQVDIIAGGDLGGTMRLGLYPATLAEGSLVAELYGADEASERHRHRYEVNNNYREQIADAGLWFSGTSPDGHLVEYVELPRDVHPFYVGTQAHPELRSRPNRAHPLFAGLVGAALDRQKASLLFEVAEADAEMVAEA, encoded by the coding sequence GTGGTGGATTATTCAGACGCGGGCCCTTCAAACGGCAAAAGTTCAACTAACGGCACTACCAAGCACATCTTCGTGACGGGTGGTGTCGTTTCTTCGTTGGGGAAGGGTCTCACAGCCGCCTCCCTCGGCAACCTCCTGACGGCCCGCGGTCTGCGGGTGGTCATGCAGAAGCTCGACCCCTACCTCAATGTGGACCCGGGGACGATGAACCCGTTCCAGCACGGCGAGGTCTTCGTGACCGACGACGGCGCCGAGACCGACCTCGACATCGGCCACTACGAGCGCTTCCTCGACATCAACCTCGGCCAGTCCGCCAACGTCACCACCGGCCAGATCTACTCGAACGTCATCGCCAAGGAGCGCCGCGGCGAGTACCTGGGCGACACCGTGCAGGTCATCCCGCACATCACCGACGAGATCAAGCGCCGGATGCGGCTGCAGGCGCAGCCCGGCCCGGACGGCGAGCCCGCACCCGACGTGATCATCACCGAGATCGGCGGCACGGTCGGCGACATCGAGTCGCAGCCGTTCATCGAGTCGGCGCGCCAGGTGCGCCACGAGCTGGGGCGCAAGAACTGCTTCTTCGTGCACGTCTCGCTCGTGCCGTTCATGAACGCCTCGGGCGAGCAGAAGACCAAGCCGACGCAGCACTCGGTCGCCGCGCTCCGCTCCATCGGCATCCAGCCGGACGCGCTGGTGCTGCGCAGCGACCGACCGGTCTCCGAGGGCAACAAGCGCAAGATCGCGCTGATGTGCGACGTGGACGAGCAGGCCGTCGTGAACGCGGTCGACGTCCCGAGCATCTACGACATCCCGACCATGCTGCACGAGCAGGGCCTCGACGCCTACATCATCGACCAGCTCGGCCTCGACAAGGCGAACGACGTCGACTGGGACGGCTGGGCGCGGCTCCTCGAGTCGGTGCACGACCCCAAGCACGAGGTGACGATCGGCCTGGTCGGCAAGTACATCGACCTGCCCGACGCGTACCTCTCCGTCACGGAGGCGCTGCGCGCGGGAGGCTTCGCGCACCGCACGAAGGTGAAGCTCAAGTGGATCCCGTCGGACGAGTGCCAGACGCCGGAAGGCGCCGCCGCGCAGCTGTCCGACGTCGACGCGATCTGCGTCCCGGGCGGATTCGGCGTGCGCGGCATCGAGGGCAAGGTGGGCGCCCTCCGCTTCGCCCGTGAGAACGGCATCCCCGCGCTCGGCCTGTGCCTGGGCCTGCAGTGCATGGTCATCGAGTACGCGCGGCACGAGGCCGGCCTCGCCGGCGCGTCGTCGTCGGAGTTCGACCCGGAGACCGAGTTCCCGGTGATCGCGACCATGGCGGAGCAGGTGGACATCATCGCGGGCGGCGACCTGGGCGGCACCATGCGCCTCGGGCTCTACCCCGCGACCCTCGCCGAGGGCTCGCTGGTCGCGGAACTGTACGGCGCGGACGAGGCGTCCGAGCGCCACCGCCACCGCTACGAGGTGAACAACAACTACCGCGAGCAGATCGCCGACGCCGGCCTCTGGTTCTCGGGCACCTCGCCCGACGGCCACCTGGTCGAGTACGTGGAGCTGCCGCGCGACGTGCACCCGTTCTACGTGGGCACCCAGGCGCACCCGGAGCTGCGCTCGCGCCCGAACCGCGCGCACCCGCTGTTCGCGGGCCTGGTCGGCGCGGCGCTCGACCGCCAGAAGGCGAGCCTGCTGTTCGAGGTCGCCGAGGCGGACGCCGAGATGGTGGCGGAGGCCTGA
- a CDS encoding pseudouridine synthase: protein MSAEGTGQGERLQKVMAAAGVASRRVSEEMIVAGRVTVNGTVVQELGTRVDPLTDKVAVDGTAVQLDTTRRYVMLNKPVGVVSSMRDEQGRPDLSRFTAGYPERLFNVGRLDAETSGLLILTNDGELAHVLAHPSFGVTKTYIARVRGVVTPQTIGRLTKGVELDDGPIAADRAKLLQANPRGDDSLVEITLHSGRNRIVRRMLAEVGHPVLELVRRQFGPLHLGTLKAGQLRDLTKAELGQLLTISRQG, encoded by the coding sequence ATGTCCGCTGAGGGCACGGGGCAGGGCGAGCGCCTGCAGAAGGTGATGGCGGCCGCCGGCGTCGCGTCGCGCCGCGTCTCCGAGGAGATGATCGTCGCCGGGCGGGTGACCGTGAACGGCACGGTCGTGCAGGAGCTCGGGACGCGCGTCGACCCGCTCACGGACAAGGTCGCCGTCGACGGCACCGCCGTGCAGCTCGACACCACCCGCCGCTACGTCATGCTCAACAAGCCGGTCGGCGTCGTGAGCTCGATGCGCGACGAGCAGGGGCGTCCGGACCTCTCGCGCTTCACCGCCGGGTACCCGGAGCGCCTGTTCAACGTCGGGCGATTGGATGCGGAGACCTCGGGCCTGCTCATCCTCACCAACGACGGCGAGCTCGCGCACGTGCTGGCGCACCCCAGCTTCGGCGTCACCAAGACGTACATCGCGCGCGTGCGCGGCGTCGTCACGCCGCAGACCATCGGGCGGCTGACTAAGGGCGTCGAACTCGACGACGGCCCGATCGCGGCCGACCGCGCCAAGCTGCTGCAGGCGAACCCGCGCGGCGACGACTCGCTGGTCGAGATCACGCTGCACTCCGGCCGCAACCGGATCGTGCGGCGGATGCTCGCGGAGGTCGGGCATCCCGTGCTGGAACTCGTACGGCGGCAGTTCGGCCCGCTCCACCTCGGGACGCTGAAGGCGGGCCAGCTGCGCGACCTGACGAAGGCCGAGCTCGGCCAGCTCCTGACCATCTCGCGCCAGGG
- a CDS encoding ScpA family protein — protein sequence MAPSPDTTEPGTTEPGTPGSGTTEPESAGFRVSLGEFEGPFDLLLSLITKHELDITEISLSRVTDEFIAYLRALDTEESLDEASEFLLVAATLLDLKVAGLLPQGELVDAEDVALLEARDLLFARLLQYRAFKEASSWFAERLEAEGARHARLVRLEDKFRQRTPELVWTLSLDDFAALATLAMTPREVPVVGLDHLHAPLVSIREQAAIVVGMLRHGEPMSFRQLVAGAEQKGVVVARFLAVLELYRRAALAFEQLEPLGELTLRWTAEHWSEENLSNLGADYDG from the coding sequence GTGGCGCCGTCGCCTGATACGACAGAACCGGGCACGACCGAACCGGGCACGCCCGGCTCCGGCACGACCGAGCCGGAGTCCGCGGGCTTCCGCGTCTCGCTCGGCGAGTTCGAGGGCCCGTTCGACCTGCTCCTGTCGCTGATCACGAAGCACGAGCTCGACATCACCGAGATCTCGTTGAGCCGGGTGACCGACGAGTTCATCGCCTACCTGCGCGCGCTCGATACGGAGGAGAGCCTGGACGAGGCCAGCGAGTTCCTCCTCGTGGCCGCGACCCTGCTCGACCTCAAGGTGGCCGGACTGCTGCCGCAGGGCGAGCTGGTGGATGCGGAGGATGTCGCACTGCTGGAGGCCCGCGACCTCCTGTTCGCCCGGCTGCTGCAGTATCGGGCCTTCAAGGAGGCGTCGTCGTGGTTCGCGGAGCGGCTCGAAGCGGAGGGCGCACGGCACGCGCGGCTCGTGCGGCTGGAGGACAAGTTCCGCCAGCGCACGCCGGAGCTGGTGTGGACGCTGAGCCTCGACGACTTCGCGGCGCTGGCCACTCTCGCGATGACCCCGCGCGAGGTGCCCGTCGTCGGGCTCGACCACCTGCACGCGCCGCTGGTCAGCATCCGGGAGCAGGCGGCGATCGTGGTCGGGATGCTGCGTCACGGCGAGCCGATGAGCTTCCGCCAGCTGGTAGCCGGCGCCGAGCAGAAGGGCGTCGTCGTCGCGCGGTTCCTCGCCGTGCTGGAGCTGTACCGCCGCGCCGCGCTCGCGTTCGAGCAACTGGAGCCGCTCGGCGAGCTGACGCTGCGGTGGACGGCGGAGCACTGGTCCGAGGAGAACCTGTCGAATCTGGGAGCCGACTATGACGGTTGA